The Erwinia billingiae Eb661 nucleotide sequence GCAACGGTCAGGCGAGACTCCTGAAGCGGATCCAGTTCGCGCAGTGTGATTAACCTGCCTTTTGAGTCTTTCACCTGGTTATCTTTTACTGCCGGTGCCTTCACTTCTTCATCTTTGGTTTCGTGCACTGTTACCTGAGCCATTTATTTTCCCTTAGTTAACTTTTTTGCGGCGGTTTGCGGTGAATGCCAGTGTCTGGCTGACGGTCTTTTCACCCTGTTTGTTACCAGCATCGGTGAGGTGGAATGACACGCCTTCATAACGGTAAACGCTGAGGGTACCATTTGATTCAGTGATGCTTTCTGTGATGGTGCCGCGTTGCTGATCGATACCGTTGAAGTAGTTCTCTTCCCACTGCGCCCAGAAGTCATCCAGCGTGCCGTCCATACGCTCGGCGGTGATAGTGCCGTTCCAGCCGATCGGGATTTGCAACTCATCACTCACGCCATTCAGCGGGGTGATTTTCTGGTTGGAGACCTGTGGCTTAGCGTCGAAGGTCATAATTTTCGGGATGCGAAGCTTGCCGGTAGGCGTGTTGATATCAACGGCGACGTCGCGGCCCAGAGTGTAGCCAAGTTGCGGCATGGTAATTCTCCAAGAAGAAGCCCCGGATTAGCAGGGCTAAGGTTGTTAGCTGGATGGGGTATTGGAAACCGCGATTGAAACGCTGCCACCACCTTCCAGATTCACCAGGAAGTAGCGCACCACGTTGAGGTATTTGACCTGCACGTCAGCCACCATGTAACCCAGTGCAACGCGGGAATCTGGGTTATTAGAAGCATCCAGTTTCACGGAGAAGGCCGGGCCGCCGTTCGGGTCACCAATCATCTCTGCATCTTCGAGGGATGTGAGGAATGACTCGATGGTGCTCTTCGTTTCCCTGCGCAGTTCGGTTGTCTGGTTCTGGCCCACAACATCACCAAAGCTTGCCGCGATGGTCAGCGATAAGTAGTTGGTCATGCGGGTGTAAGTGTCATCGTTCTGGCTCTGCACTGAGCTGGTATTCCGGCCGGAACGCATGCCGAAATAGTTTCCGCCAGGGCACGGGTTTGTGATGACGTCCAGACGAGCAGAGTTGATCGCACCAATCTCAGGGATTGAGTAAGGCTGATTTGCCAGTTGGCGCTGCGTTGCGATGATGGTGCTGATCCGCTTATTCAGCGTGGAAATATGCGGTGACCGGGACGCGATATTAGCTGCTTCGAAAGTTGCCGGCGAAATCATCCGGTTCACACCGTTCACCGTGTCTTTCCAGTACGGCCAGTCACCGACGATCACTTTCATGTGCCAGTCATCAACACCGGAAGTGTTGAGCAGTGTTGAAAGTGCCGAATAGGTCGTACCAGCCACACCCTGACTGATACCAAATGAACCTTCCGCTGCAGCAAAAGTTGCCATAGTCGGCCAGGCCGTTGAATCAGTCAGATCTGCCAGGTTGATTACCTGAGAATTGGTGCCGCGCAGCGCATACATACCCTTACGGGTAGTACTGGTGCCATCCGTACCCAGAAGCGTGGTATCAGTGATGGTCGCAGTGCCATCGGTGCCGCCCGCCATGGTATAGCTTGCGACAACATTCGGCACTGCGGTACTGGTTCCGATCGTTGCAATCGCTAACTGACTTGCTCCACGAACGCTTGTTTGCCCGTTATTCACAGCACTCAGCATGTTTGCCCATAGAGTCGCGCCGGTACCGGTGATGTTATCGAACACTTCAGCACTCTGGCCCGGCAGGTTGATCGTAAGCTTGTAAGAACTTACTGCTGTACCAGCCGTTACTGCTGCCTGAATGCTATTCCCACGCGTACCGGTATAAATGGCGGTCAGTGTGATACCAGTCACTGGAGTTGACGCCGTATCCTTCAGAGCGATACTGGCTGCCATATCGGTGCCGTCGGTCACGCGAACGCAGTTAAGATTAGTCGCGCCCAACTGAAGAGAGATTGAGACGGCCGTTGAAAGGTCGTATTTACGGTTCTGCGGAGATCCGAGATAGAGCGACTGGTCAGTATCCGAACCAACCAGAAACGCGCTGTTAACCGGGCCCCAACTGCCAATGCCGACAATACCAAGGCCGTCAGTCGCAACGCCATTGATGTATCGCGTTTTCGGTGCCACAACCTGAACATACAAATCAGGGGCCGTGAGCGCCGTAGTGTTTAAACTGCCAGATTGGTAAATCGGCATGTTCTTCTCCAAATACAAAACCCGCCACATTGGGCGGGTTGGGATGTCACAGGGGGTGAATTACGCGGCGCGCTTGATCACGTACACGGCCTGCTCACCTTCGAGGATTTCTTTGATCGTTGCTGAGTCGCTAATCTCTTCACCAACCTGATAGTCAGCAAAGGCATGGCGAACCACCAGGATGTAGCCTGGCCCTTTCGTATCAGCCTTAGCGACTGGCGCTGTTTCTTCTGCAGAATCTGCCATTTCTTACTCCAGAATGGTTTTAATGAGGTTGCCTGAGGTGTCGGTAATATTCATCACAGGAGCGATAACCTGCGGCGCTGCAATGGTTTGAGTTGTGGCGTAGTTGACGGTGTAAATCAGGTCGCGGCGATAAACGAGGTAGTTCTCGCTGGCATCAGTATCAAACTGGCGCTTATAAAGTATGTAGGCCGGGGCAAAGTCGCCCAGTGAAACATTGCTCTCTTCTGACAAAGCAGAGTCAAGAGCCGGGCCTATCAGGGAGCGCATTTGTGGTGAAGGCGCCCAAACGGTTATCTGAAAGTCCTTCTCCTGCCTGCGAAGTTCTCTCGAAGCCGTGCCCACGCCGCCAGTACGCGCAATAATGGTTCTGGCATCAGGAATGCTAATGACCGGCCCTGCATTACTCGCGCCAGGTATCTGGGATGCCATGGCGGTAGCTACTGAGGTAAGTGAATCGCCCCCCTGAACCGGATAGTGATATCCAACGCCATCAATCAGAAAGTAAACGTTCGTCGGCAGCGATACGGCACCGGAAAGAGTCACCTGCTGACCTGATACCGTTGCGATCATCGGAGGTTCGCCTGTACTGATTACCCGGTAAGGGCGCCCCAATTCACTGCCAATCTTCCGCTCAGTTGGTAATGCCCATACCGAGATATGAGCCCCGCCGGCATTGATATCCTGCTGCAATATGTTGGGAACCGGCCAGCCAGGGTAAATCTTGATGACTGCATTTGCGATGCTTAGTGATGCAGTGCCATTCGGATATACCGTGGCAGCCACTTTCGCGGCGATCACATTGCTTACTTCTGATTGGTCAGCCATATCACACCATTGCCTGCATCGCGGTCACGCGCCAGCCCATATCGGTTAGTTCAGCACTTGAGATGACATAGCGGCGCTCAATATCGTCGGTGATAATGTCGCTGGTACGCAGAGTGATACCCGGATAAGCGGGAAACAGGATTGCATACCATGGCGTTTTTGCATCAGCCGGTAGATTCAGGGAGCTTTTCTCCCCTTTCGTACCCTGCAGGATGCTGGCAGGCCAGCCAGACATAATCGCCAACTCGTTAGCCGCGGTTGTGCCTCCATACCCCTGTAGCCCACCACTCCCCGGCTCCTGCGTTGTCCGAAGAACCTTTATGATTCTGTTGGTCTGAACGCAATAGATAGGGAGAGTGGTTTGCATTGCGGCCACAAAGAAAGTGCCATCCTGAGGGGAAACCAGAAAATCACCGGTTAGGAACTCACGCCCATCAAACACACCTAGCCACGTAGCCTGCCCGTATTTATTCGGTGCGCTGTATGAGAAATTCGTGGTGAAGGATGCCGGCAGCGTTTGAAGTGATTCATTTGCAAGCGGATCCGCTGCACTTGTTGCCCTGAACTGCTGAGCATCATAACCGATACGCTTCGCCGCTTTACCGTAGCCGATATAAACCTTACTTCTCAGCTTTGCAGCATCCATATCACCCCCTGATAACTTGAGTGATACCGTTGCCCAGTGATGGTCCCGGAGCTATGCCGATGAAACCACAGAGCTGGCGACGCCACTGCGTGTAAAGCTTGGTGCGGTCACGAACTTCGTTTTTGTTGTGATACCACACCGCAGCCTGGTCTGTATCGAGGTTGTCGCCAGACGCCGGGATTGCGTCCTCGAGAGTAGCCAGTGTCGTGAGGTATTTAACGACGATTGTTTCCTCTTCCGGGCGCAGAGTTTTAAGGCGATGAGCTAAAGTCTGCCATGCACCAGCAGAAACCCAGCCATAGGCTGAGTCGCTGTTGTCATCAGCAACTATATCGCCAAGCATTGAATAACCCATATATCGCCGCGTGTCGGCCAGTTGCTGATCGGTGAGCATTACTTCGCCTCGTCTTTCTTCTCTACCCAGCCGCCTGAATGGTAGTTTTGGACTTCATCAGGATGAACACTGGCTTCGTGGGGAGCTTCGTAGATATCCGGGTCACGCACCATCGTCACAAGCTTGACGTTCTCTTTTGCTTTTAGTGCGTCAGCGTTATCCACATTGGCGAGATCGGTGGTTTGTTTATTGGTCTGGTCGTTATTAGCTTCTGACTTGGTAGCCATGATATTTCTCCAGAGTTAAGCCGCCAGCTTCCCGGCGGCAGAGTTGTTAGCCCAGCATGATCGCGGTGTGAGCTGGCTTGATGTTCTGGCAGCCCCATGCGGCCGCAATTTCGTAGCGAACGCGACGGTACTGTTTGTACATCGAAACTTCGAACGCCATACCGGTACGCGGGTCGGTGATCATGATGCGGTCATCGGCCATATCGCCTTCTTCAGGCAAAGCAGGCGCGCGAGTTGCCAATACGATGGCAGAGCGGCTGAATGCGAAGTTAGCAGTGAAGTTGCTGGCAACGGTAATCGTCGCGCCGGTGGCAACAGCAGCACGCAGGCCAGGTGCACCGATGGTGAATGAACCACCAGAGAGCGTTGAGGTAACCACGTATTTGAATGCCCCAATGGTGACGACATCACCAACCAGAATGGTGCCTGTACCGGTCTGCGCCGGGATGACGGTAGCGCCGATCGCCAGCGCGCCATTGGTCACATAGCTCGCGCCAGTACCAGCGGTATGGGTTGCCACGCCAGCTGACTCACGAATGTTGAAACCATGCAGTTCCAGCAATGTGCCCTGGGCGCGTAACGCGGTAGTACCCGCTTCATTAGCCTTGGTCAGTTGAGCCAGGGTGCGAAGTGCGGCGCCAGAAGTCGTGTCGATAACACACTGCAGATCACTCAACGGTGCGCCGTTATCAGACAGGATTTTACGAGCCTGTGCGGTGTCGCTCAGGTTAGTAGCGAATGGCGTGGTGCCGGCGGTACCGGATGCGCGTGAAGACAGGTATGCCAGTTTGCCCAGGTCGGTTTCAATCTCGTTAACCAGCGTACGCATTGCCTGAGAAATCTGGTCGCGGCGAATGTTGCTATAACCTGGACCGTTATTGATTCCTTTCTGCTCTTCACCGCTCCAACGGAACGGAACCATACGTGATTTGGAGATAGTGAATGGTGTGTTACCAATCACCTGATCGCCGTCGTCTGGCGGAAGCTGGCCAGGGGCGACATCTTCTGCAGCTGAAGCAGGTGAGATCGGGATACGGATAGCCTGGTTAAGCGCAGCACGCTCAGCGGAAGCATCCAGAGTCACGGACGGGATAAAGCCTGCCAGTTCACGAGAAACAACATCCAGTGATTCGTACAGGTCAGGGATAAGGCCGGTGAGGGTGTTAGCCATCGAATTTGTTTCCTATTAATCGGTAATTTGAACGCCTGATTTAGCCTGGGAACTCTGCTCTGTTGGGCTGAGTGCTTCGAACTGGGCGCGGGAAATTGTTTTGCCACCCGTACCGCCATTGCCACCGCCAGAACCACCGCCTGATGCGCCGGTCCCTTTGAGGATTTGGTCTTTGTATGGGTAATGTTCGACGAGAATCCCCAGCGCTTCATCAAACCCGGC carries:
- a CDS encoding phage tail protein, with product MPIYQSGSLNTTALTAPDLYVQVVAPKTRYINGVATDGLGIVGIGSWGPVNSAFLVGSDTDQSLYLGSPQNRKYDLSTAVSISLQLGATNLNCVRVTDGTDMAASIALKDTASTPVTGITLTAIYTGTRGNSIQAAVTAGTAVSSYKLTINLPGQSAEVFDNITGTGATLWANMLSAVNNGQTSVRGASQLAIATIGTSTAVPNVVASYTMAGGTDGTATITDTTLLGTDGTSTTRKGMYALRGTNSQVINLADLTDSTAWPTMATFAAAEGSFGISQGVAGTTYSALSTLLNTSGVDDWHMKVIVGDWPYWKDTVNGVNRMISPATFEAANIASRSPHISTLNKRISTIIATQRQLANQPYSIPEIGAINSARLDVITNPCPGGNYFGMRSGRNTSSVQSQNDDTYTRMTNYLSLTIAASFGDVVGQNQTTELRRETKSTIESFLTSLEDAEMIGDPNGGPAFSVKLDASNNPDSRVALGYMVADVQVKYLNVVRYFLVNLEGGGSVSIAVSNTPSS
- a CDS encoding P22 phage major capsid protein family protein, with product MANTLTGLIPDLYESLDVVSRELAGFIPSVTLDASAERAALNQAIRIPISPASAAEDVAPGQLPPDDGDQVIGNTPFTISKSRMVPFRWSGEEQKGINNGPGYSNIRRDQISQAMRTLVNEIETDLGKLAYLSSRASGTAGTTPFATNLSDTAQARKILSDNGAPLSDLQCVIDTTSGAALRTLAQLTKANEAGTTALRAQGTLLELHGFNIRESAGVATHTAGTGASYVTNGALAIGATVIPAQTGTGTILVGDVVTIGAFKYVVTSTLSGGSFTIGAPGLRAAVATGATITVASNFTANFAFSRSAIVLATRAPALPEEGDMADDRIMITDPRTGMAFEVSMYKQYRRVRYEIAAAWGCQNIKPAHTAIMLG